The following nucleotide sequence is from Triticum dicoccoides isolate Atlit2015 ecotype Zavitan chromosome 7B, WEW_v2.0, whole genome shotgun sequence.
tgccatctttggtaggcaatccataagtggctctcatgttagattcatatggtaattttattttctttctagggaagtgttccatactcttcttcaagggaaattggaatctaatatttccttccttcatatcaataattgcaccaatcgttctaaggaaaggtctaccaagaataataggacatgaaggattgcaatctatatcaagaacgataaaatctacgggcacataattcctatttgcaacaataagaacatcattaattcttcccataggttttttaatagtggaatccgcaagatgcaattttagagagcaatcatcaaagtcacggaaatctagcaaatcacacaaagttttgggaatagtagagacactagcacccaaatcacacaaagcatgaaactcataatttttaattttaattttgatagtaggttcccactcatcatagagttttctagggatagaaacttttaactcaagtttttcttcataagattgcatcaaagcatcaacaatgtgttcggtaaaggccttattttgactataagcatgaggagaatctagcacggattgcaacaaggaaatacaaccaataaaagagcaattttcataattaaattccttgagatccaaaatagtgggtttagaaacatctaggtttttatttctttcaatcccactttcatcaatttcatcatcaagatctagaaactccgaattattagaacgccttctaggtaaaggaagatcatattcagtttcatcaagattcatattgcaaaacaaagatttaatgggggacacatcaataacttttagatcttcatcttgattttcataggaattggaagaacacgctttaataaaggcatctttggaagcacgcatcctagcggttctttccttgcactcatcaatggaaattctcatggccttgagagactcattgatatcatgcttaggaggaatatatctaagctttaaagaatcaatttcaagagaaattctatcaacgttcctagccaaatgatcaactttaagcaatttctcttcaagcaaagcattaaaattcttttgtgaattcataaattctttaacactactctcaagttcagagggcatcttattaaaatttccataagagttgttgtaggaatttccataattattagaaggattactagtataaggcctatgattaaaattccctctatacgcgttgtttccaaaactattccttccaacaaaattcacatccatagattcattattattctcaagcaaagtagacaaaggcatatcattgggatcaagaggagtatttttaggagcaaacatcttcataagttcatccatcttttcactcaaaacattgatttcttctatagcatgcacttttttactagaagatctttcggtgtgccattgagaataattagccataatattgtcaagcaattttgtagcatctcctaacgtaatttccataaacgtgcctcccgcggccgaatctaaaagatttctagaagaaaaattcaatccggcataaaatttttgtatgatcatccataagttcaaaccatgagtagggcaattatgaagcatcaatttcattctttcccaagattgggcaacatgctcatgatcaagttgtttaaaattcataatatcgttcctaagagtgatgatcttagcgggaggaaaatacttagagataaaagcatctttgcacttgttccaagaatcaatactatttttaggcaaagacgaaaaccaaactttagcacgatctctaagagaaaacggaaataacttcaatttgacaatattgttatccgtatcttttttgttttgcatatcacacaaatcaacaaaattgtttatatgagtagcgacatcttcactaggaaggccggtgaattgatctttcataacaagattcggcaaagcggtattgatttcacaagactcatcattattaagaggagcaatcagagtactaaggaaatcattattattggtattcgagaagtcacacaatttggtattatctcgcgtcatggcaacaagtaatccaacacacaagcaaacataaaGGCAATgagaaaaggcaaacgggaaagagaggaggagattgggaaagagagggcaaataaaacggcaagggtgaagtgggggagaggaaaatgagaggcaaatggcaaataatataatgcgagagatagggattgcgatgggtacttggtatagttaacttgcttgcgtgagccttcctggcaacggcgccagaaattcttcttgctacctcttaagcactgcattggatttccccgaagaggagaggatgatgcagcaaagtagcgtaagtatttccctgagtttttgagaaccaaggtatcaatccagtaggagacaacgcacaagtccctcgtacctacacaaaacgatagctactcgcaaccaacgcgattaggggttgtcaatcccttcacggtcacttacgagagtgagatctgatagagatgataaataatatttttggtatttttgatagatagatgcaaagtaaaaagtaaaaaagcaaagcaagtaaataaagtgatagagattgatatgatgagaatagacccgggggccataggtttcactagtggcttctctcaagagcataagtattctacggtgggtgaacaaattactgttgagcaattgacagaattgagcatagttatgagtatatctaggcaatgatcatgtatataggcatcacgtccgagacaagtagatcgaaacgattctgcatctactactattactccactcatcgaccgctatccagcatgcatctagagtattaagttaaaaacagagtaacgccttaagcaagatgacatgatgtagagggataaattcatgcaatatgataaaaaccccatcttgttatcctcgatggcaacaatacaatacgtgtcttgcaaccctttctgtcactgggtaagaacgccgcaagattgaacccaaagctaagcacttctcccattgcaagaactaccaatctagttggccaaaccaaaaaggataattcgaagagacttgcaaagataactcaatcatacataaaataattcaaagaagattcaaatattttccatagataagttggatcataaacccacaattcatcgatcacaacaaacacaccgcaaaaagaagattacatcaaatagatctccacgagagaggtggagaacattgtattgagatccaaaaagagagaagaagccatctagctactagctatggacccgaaggtctgaagtaaactactcacacttcatcggaggggctatggtgttgatgtagaagccctccatggtggatgccccctccggtggagctccggaataggccccaagatgggatctcgtggatacagaaggttgcagcggtggaattaggtttttggctccttttttgatcgtttggggatacgtaggtatatataggaggaaggagtacgtcggtggagcaacagggggcccacgaggtagggggcgcgcccaggggggcgccctccaccctcgtgaccacctctggcacttcttagagtagggtccaagtctcctggatcacgttcggtgagagaatcacgttcccgaaggttttattccgtttggactccgtttgatattccgtttcttcgaaacactgaaataggcaaaaaaacagcaattctgggctgggcctccgattaataggttagtcccaaaaataatataaaagtggaaaataaagcccaatataatccaaaacagtagataaagtagcatggagcaatcaaaaattatagatacgttggagacgtatcagttcatcAGAAAGAAATATCATGGTTTTCTTGTTCCAAAACTGTGCGATTGTGGTGTATTTTTGTCTAACAATCTTGTACAGGGTAGGGTATTGCATCATAAGTGGGGTGGCGCCCAGCTtgtatactcctatcatcaaacctAAGAACCATCCCCAATTGAGAAAGTGTCAAATTGAAAAAAAGAATTCCTTGACCCTCATCAGTTCATATCAAAACTGTGAATCACTAGGTTTTCAATGGATTTGAGAAATGACTTTGGAACTCATGTAGTTGTTATGAATGATTTCCTGCCATACTCTATTCTGAGTGATTAGTTTGTATACCCATGTACTAAGAAATATGATATTTTTAATATCAAGATCTTGGATTCCAAGAACCCCTTGACTTTTAGGCCGTCATAACACATCTAGTCGATATTTCTTTGATTCATTATCACACTGTTAAAAAATCTAGATCTAAAGTAGTCGAGTCACTGCAGAACTCCTTTTAGTAAGTAGAAGAATGACAATATGTATAATCCATATTATTGAGCACGAAATTGATCAAAACCAATTGCCCCTATAAGACAAGAGTTTGGCCTTCCAACTGGTTAGACGTTTCTCAAGTCTCTCTTCCACGCGTTCCCACTCAACGATAGTTAAAAGCCGATAGTGAATCGGAATACCCAGGTACCAATGAGGGAACTATCCAAGTTGGCAACAGAAAATCTCAACATACTCAGATGCCAAATCTAGGACCTGACCGAACTAGAAAAGTTCAGTCTTATGGAAATTAGTGTGAAGATCAGACAGTTCCAGAAAAGCACATAATAAAAGATTGAGGCTTCTTGCTTTATATAGGGAGAAAGTATCAGGTGGTACCAGCCCTTATATGCTACCATGATACCAACTTtaaaagttcaaatttgaatttgtcaaaaaattctgaaataaatcatgGATGTTCAAGACATATATGTCGGCAACCCCTAAAATCAGACCAAATTCGACACACACAAAGAGATAGAAAAAGACAAATCCATCATGAATAGTGTCAAAAGAAGACAAAAGCAAAAATGACACTATTCAcatctgaatttgtcttttttgtttcttcatGTATATTTCGAATTTTGATCTGAATTCTTTAGGGGTTTTCGACATATATGTCATGAACATCcatgatttttttagatttttttgacaAGTTTAAATATAAATTTTTAAAGTTGGTACCATGATAGCATATAAGGGCTGGTATCACCTGATACTTTCCCTTTATACAGGTCATGGTCCATAAAAAGTGTAGTGTTATATACACATATCGTAGAATGGACAAACCATCTTTTACAAAGTGAGGAATAACCCGCTAATTTGATCGTCCAGTTTAGCCCACTCAACAAGAATAGTTAACATATCTgccacaatgttgaacaaaatagggaGCGTTGGGTACCTTCCGAGTATGGAAATAAGGACAAACATCATTTATCCTTGATGACCACACTATTGCCAGAGACGCTACCTATCAACACCATTTTGACGAGAACCCTTTCATGCGGAGAGTTTACAGAAGAAAGGGAAATTTTACTTTATCATAGGCTTTTTTAAGTCAATTTTTAAGATGACTCCGCTCAACTTTTTCTGGTGAAGCTCATGTATGGTTTTATGCATCACAACAACTCGAACTAGTATGTTGCACCCTTGCATTAATAAGTTTGAGTGGGCGTACCACATGGTCAACCACCCCATTCAACCGGTTCATTGCAACCTTTGTAAAGATTTTTAAACTGGCATTTAGGAGGCAAATCGGTCAATATTACTAAACAACTTGCCTCCTTAGTCTTGGGCAAAAGAAATAATTTCCCCAGAGTGTAAACGAGCAATGTCAAGGTTTTCTCTATTCAGTTGGATAAACAACTGAATCAATTCCGCCTTCATCATATCATGTCCCAAAAAAATTGAGAAAACTCTGTCGGAAAACCATCTGGCCTAGGAGCCTTGTTGTGTTACATTCGGAACAGTGCAATATGAATTTCCTCAATGGAGAATGGAGAGGTTAAAAACTCATTTTTTTCACCATTGAAACTTGAGGGGTCCCATGAGTAATAGATTTGTCTAGCGAAAATGAACTTTCAGCTGAAGGTCCAAAAAGGTCTTTGTAATACTTAGTAATAAATTTTCTGAGTGGGACAAGCCCCTCGATATGTCcctcatcatggtctagagcaaagATATGTTTCTTTCTATGCCTGCCATTTGCTAGCATTTGAAAGCGTTTCGTATTGCCATCTCTTGAACAAGGGAGTCGGCCTTGGATTGTTGGTACCATTTAACCTCTTCCTCATGTAAAAGGTCGGCAATCTTCTCATTGGGTTAGCCTGTTGGATCAATCTCAATAGCAGAAAGGGCCTCACCTTCCCAATTTTATCAAGAGTATCGATTAAGGTAGAAAGTCGGAAAAAAACTTAAAGAATTTGGACAAGCAGTGTGGATTGTGGCTAGGGACCATGCTGGAATGATTGCTCTGGCAGACTATCATTGCATTCCACCTTGTCTAGACACTGATGAGGTTGAGACTATGACTATCAGGGTGGCCTCTCAGAACCTATCAATCTATGTAGGGGTCCGATCTGCGTTGAAACTGACAACTCCTCCGTCGTTGAGATGCTTCAGCCAGACATTCATCAAATTTTGCTCTTTCCTGTCATTGTTAATATCAAGGCTTCAAATCGGCCTTAGTGAAGGTCATTGGAAGAGAAAGTAATGCCCTGGCCCATGAATTGGAAGCTTATGCAAGAGTACATGGTGATGTGCTTAGGGTGGTTGGTGTCCCCTTTAGACTACAGCCCTATGTGGCCAACAATTGTCATGAGTGATAGCAATATATAACTAGCAATTATTTTCACATGTTGATATTAATATGGTCAGGTAAGGTCATGAGCTAACTTACTAAAATATGTATGTCCACGTTGCAATGCTTGGAAAATTATATAATGAAATTAAAATATTCAAATAGTGGAAAATGTTGCACTACACATGAATATTTGAAAACAAAACagagagtaatgttgcacctatggGAACGCTTATTTATGGGTTAAAACTAGGAGGGGCCATCCTAAAATTTGAGTGAGGATAAGGACACGCACTTTCATAAAGCAAATTCGGAAGTCGAAGTGCAAAGTTAGGTTCCGTGTCGTGTAACCAGCTCACCAGGATTCAAGTTTTACATTTGACATTGGTGTTCGGATATTTCAAGATTTATTTAGGCTGCGGTGATGTTCATTCAGTGAGGGGGCACATTCCTATCGACTACAAGACATATGTGATcacttcatcaatctcaagataTTGTGCTAGGACAGTATCTCGGAGTTGTTCAAATGAATAGAGTGTGCATGCAAAGAAATTGTAATGTGTTCATCATCCGCGATTCAGCCATTGTAATGTGTTCAAAGAAAAATTCCGGCCTTTGCGTCCCTGTTATCAATCACCCAACAGGAAATCTGAAAATCACTTTGCTTGGTCATCagaaaatttaaaatgcagctggtGAGGCGGTCCACTGTACGCCCGAATTTCACGGATGGTCTAATTGTCAGCCATTAACGGATTCTGACGTGCATGAGCGGTGCCGACAGCACGTCCTCGCAACCAACCCACAGTTTCGGGTCCGTGCCGCTATCTGGAagcagcaaaaaaaaaaaaaagccaAGTTGCTTTCGTCCGGAAAGCGCAGCATTTATCTAACGCAGAAAAGCAGGAGAGTCCTAACGAACGGATGATTCCTTCGAAATGCAGCATCGATCGTGCTCGCTTTCCCCTGCTAGTCTGCTATAGAACCCGGTAAGTTGGAGCAATGCACTTGAAAATCCTAAAATGCAGAAAAGAAAACATTGCTCCATCTATTCTTTCTCCAGTTTCATCCTCACATCCAGTGTCATTTTCCAGAAGTACCACaattataatactccctccgtccggaaatacttgtcctagaaatggttgtatctagacttattttagttatggatacatccattttcaagcatttctatgacaagtatttccgaacggatggagtataagccTTTTTAGACTTTTCAATAAAGACTACATACTGATGAATATAGACATatattagagtgtagattcactcattttgttttgtatgtcCGCATTGATTGAAATCTCTACGAaaattatatttagaaacggagtgaGTATATAACATCCAAACTCAACTGAAATTAGTACATCTAAACTAACTAGATTGCATAGTGGCGCCAAACAAAAGCATAGCATAATGGCGTCGAACATAGCATAAATTTTTCAAAAAGGGAATCTCCGTGCAATCGATATATCGAGGTGATATAAATGCACTGAGCGAATATACGACCTCTGAAAAGTATGATGTACATAGCCCACAAGTCCGaaggaaagaaaaaacaaaaatagtACTCACTCTGGTGAGACGATAACCAAAAACCAGCCTTTGATGTAGGAGGTCTTGTCCGAAGACTACGCCATCATCCATGATTAGTCGTTGTAGGTTTAGCAGTGGTGTGGAGCTCTTGAAAAACGACATAGCGACGCTATAGCTCACTATTTTATTTCCATGATTGGCTATGCCACGTGCTTTCGTGTAACATTGCACACATTGAAAGTCGCTAGTAATTCAAAGCACAACCCTGTTTTGTTCAACTTCCGCTCATGACTTTTGGCGGTACGAAGTAGAACCAGATCGAAAAGGCAGGCTCCCGGCATCCTCTCCTCCTACAAGTTTAAGAGCTAGCCGCACTCACTCATCTCCGCTACCACTCCATTCTTGCCACCACAGCACAGAGTCGTCAGGCAAGCGCGCCACCCATACGTCAATGGAGAGGTCAAGGTCCTACTCAGAGAAGAGCAGCGGCGACGGCACCCCGGCCAGCGCCGTCACCGAGCTGAGGTGCTACAGTGCCTCCTACGTCACACCAAAGAAGGCAGCGGGCACCGCCGGCTGGCCTCCTTGTACTACAGCTTCTTcctcggcgtcggcggcggcggcggcggcggccggctcgaAGGCGAGGTCGTGGAGCGGCAGCTTCCGTAGCGCCCCGGCGGagctgcggaggaagaggagggtgGCCGGGTACAGGGTGTACGGCGTGGAGGGGAAGATGAAGGTGTCGCTCAAGAACGGCGTGAGGTGGCTCAAGGGCAAGTGCACCCAGGTTGTGGACGGCATTTGGTGAACCCACCGAAGGTGCAGATCAGTCGGCTCATTCTCTTCTCTGCCTGGTGATCATTGCCGTGATCCAAGACCAAGAGGTGCCCGGACGTGAGTACGGTCACAATCTTCCTTTTCTGAGCTCTGGCGTCGTGTTTTTCCTCACTTTTTTAGTAAGAACACAAGTGGAAGGTTGCAGAAAAGAAGGGTAACTGCAGACTGTCTTGACCATGCATACACACTTGGTATACAACCAATGGATGCTTGGCTGTTCTTTAAAATGTACTCTAAATTTGCTCTCGTGTGTCTGGGATGTTCATCTTGCCTGGACGGTTGCAAATAAACCAACCTTTTTGATAGACGAGCAGGTTAGTTGCAAGgcacaatataaataaaaaatggtaGGCTAAGAGCATCCATGATGCTCTCATGTTCGTCCGGGGTTTCGCCTGAAGCTTACAGCGCAACCGCcgcttcttttttttttcttttttttcccgaaaactttcaatctattcatttcctccaatcatggcagtacaatgaacacaaaaaataataaaaactaCATCGaaattcgtagaccacctagcgacgactacaagcactgtagTGAGTCGAAGGTGCGCCaccatcatcgcccctccctcgtcggAACTTGGCATAACTTGTTGTAgtggacagtcgggaagtcgtcgtgctaaggccccatgagACCAATGCACCAGAATAGCAACCGCCGCTTCTTTTCAAGTTGGTCATGAAAAATGCTTTTGACTTTGAGAGATAGGACTACATGTTGATTTGCGGGAGCAACTAACCAGGGTACCCTTAGGCCACTCCTAATGGTTATATCTTAGAATCAAGGTAAAAATCTTTTGTGGCATTGTTTTTTTTGACANNNNNNNNNNNNNNNNNNNNNNNNNNNNNNNNNNNNNNNNNNNNNNNNNNNNNNNNNNNNNNNNNNNNNNNNNNNNNNNNNNNNNNNNNNNNNNNNNNNNNNNNNNNNNNNNNNNNNNNNNNNNNNNNNNNNNNNNNNNNNNNNNNNNNNNNNNNNNNNNNNNNNNNNNNNNNNNNNNNNNNNNNNNNNNNNNNNNNNNNNNNNNNNNNNNNNNNNNNNNNNNNNNNNNNNNNNNNNNNNNNNNNNNNNNNNNNNNNNNNNNNNNNNNNNNNNNNNNNNNNNNNNNNNNNNNNNNNNNNNNNNNNNNNNNNNNNNNNNNNNNNNNNNNNNNNNNNNNNNNNNNNNNNNNNNNNNNNNNNNNNNNNNNNNNNNNNNNNNNNNNNNNNNNNNNNNNNNNNNNNNNNNNNNNNNNNNNNNNNNNNNNNNNNNNNNNNNNNNNNNNNNNNNNNNNNNNNNNNNNNNNNNNNNNNNNNNNNNNNNNNNNNNNNNNNNNNNNNNNNNNNNNNNNNNNNNNNNNNNNNNNNNNNNNNNNNNNNNNNNNNNNNNNNNNNNNNNNNNNNNNNNNNNNNNNNNNNNNNNNNNNNNNNNNNNNNNNNNNNNNNNNNNNNNNNNNNNNNNNNNNNNNNNNNNNNNNNNNNNNNNNNNNNNNNNNNNNNNNNNNNNNNNNNNNNNNNNNNNNNNNNNNNNNNNNNNNNNNNNNNNNNNNNNNNNNNNNNNNNNNNNNNNNNNNNNNNNNNNNNNNNNNNNNNNNNNNNNNNNNNNNNNNNNNNNNNNNNNNNNNNNNNNNNNNNNNNNNNNNNNNNNNNNNNNNNNNNNNNNNNNNNNNNNNNNNNNNNNNNNNNNNNNNNNNNNNNNNNNNNNNNNNNNNNNNNNNNNNNNNNNNNNNNNNNNNNNNNNNNNNNNNNNNNNNNNNNNNNNNNNNNNNNNNNNNNNNNNNNNNNNNNNNNNNNNNNNNNNNNNNNNNNNNNNNNNNNNNNNNNNNNNNNNNNNNNNNNNNNNNNNNNNNNNNNNNNNNNNNNNNNNNNNNNNNNNNNNNNNNNNNNNNNNNNNNNNNNNNNNNNNNNNNNNNNNNNNNNNNNNNNNNNNNNNNNNNNNNAAATCTTTTGTGGCATTGTTTATTTTTGACAAAGCATGAATGCCACCATAATCGCCCCTCCCTCGTCGGAGCCGAGCATAACTTGTTGTAGtggacagtcggaaagtcgtcgtgctaaggccccatggaACCAATGTACCAGAACAGCAATCGCCGCTTCTTTTCAAGTTGGTCATGAAAAATTCTTTTGACTTTGAGAGATAGGACTACATGTTGATTTGCGGGAGCAACTAACCAGGGTACCCTTAGGCCACTCCTAATGGTTATATCTTAGAATCAAGGTAAAAATCTTTTGTGGCGTTGTTTTTTTTTACAAAGCATGAATCATATTGACTTGAAATGAACCTGCAAGGATACAAACACAATGAACACATGTCTAGCATCTGCATAGGTAGAACATACACGTCTAACACTGAGAACACACACAAATAAATATGTCTGCAAAGAGCAAAGTGCTATAAGACCAAATCTATGCCTAAACGAGGAAAATAAGGAAACAAAGGGATCAAAACATCGATTGACAAACTACAGTAACGACCATATCCAAATCAACCATGTTTTGACTCACCACGGACACCAAGCAAGGTTCTTCAACGATAACActtcagaaaggtaatgatgctcaaGCACCGCCGTCACCGTATCCAACCAACAAAGGCCAGATTTTAAGTTTTTGTTGGggaaagtagtaatttcaaaaaatttcctacgcacacgcaagatcatggtgatggcatagcaacgagaggggagagtgttcgtccatgtaccctcgtagaccgtaagaggaagcgttagcacaacgcggttgatgtagtcgtacgtcttcacgatccaaccgatccaagcaccgaacgtatggagcctccgagttcagcacacgttcagctcgatgacgatctccggcctccgatccagccgagctccggagatgagttccatcagcacgacggcgtggcgacgatgatgatgttctaccggcgcagggcttcgcctaaactccgcgacgatatgaccgaggtggaatatggtggaggggggcaccgcacacggctaaggaacgatccgtagatcaacttgtgtgtct
It contains:
- the LOC119341540 gene encoding uncharacterized protein LOC119341540 — translated: MERSRSYSEKSSGDGTPASAVTELRCYSASYVTPKKAAGTAGWPPCTTASSSASAAAAAAAGSKARSWSGSFRSAPAELRRKRRVAGYRVYGVEGKMKVSLKNGVRWLKGKCTQVVDGIW